In Plodia interpunctella isolate USDA-ARS_2022_Savannah chromosome 9, ilPloInte3.2, whole genome shotgun sequence, a single genomic region encodes these proteins:
- the LOC128672239 gene encoding glutathione S-transferase-like, protein MSKKLHYFDVNGLGEAIRYMLHYGGEKFEDIRVEYKDLPTLKKSLPYGQLPLYEEGDRKLNQSIAISRYIASQTGLLPSDPWEQAVLDSVALNITDFRLKMYPILLEKDEARKTQLKTEFLTETVEYYLSRMEKELKDNKGFFGGKLSWADFYVVGILETVNLVLSAEVEKNYPTITALMNKIRTLPGVKEYIAKRKPYVFPAQ, encoded by the exons ATGTCGaaaaaattacactatttTGATGTGAACGGTCTCGGGGAGGCCATTAGGTATATGCTACATTATGGTGGCGAAAAATTTGAAGACATTAGAGTCGAATACAAAGATTTACCTACTTTGAAAAAAT CTCTTCCATACGGCCAGCTACCACTATACGAGGAGGGTGACCGCAAGCTGAACCAGTCTATCGCCATCAGCCGCTACATCGCCAGCCAGACCGGACTCCTGCCCTCCGACCCTTGGGAACAGGCTGTATTAGATTCTGTAGCATTGAATATTACAGACTTTAGACTAA AAATGTATCCCATTTTACTGGAGAAAGATGAAGCGAGGAAAACGCAACTGAAAACAGAATTTCTGACAGAGACTGTTGAATACTACCTATCACGAATGGAAAAGGAGCTCAAAGATAACAAGGGATTCTTTGGAGGAaag tTATCGTGGGCTGATTTCTACGTAGTAGGAATCCTGGAGACCGTCAACCTTGTGTTGAGCGctgaagtggagaagaattACCCTACAATAACTGCGCTCATGAACAAAATCCGAACGCTGCCTGGAGTCAAGGAATACATCGCAAAAAGGAAACCTTATGTTTTTCCcgcacaataa